TTCGGCCACGGTATACACCTCACCCCGACGGGCCACCTGGGGCGAGGAGGTGCGGGTGAGCATTCCCTGGCGGGCGGGCTCGAGCCTGCGCCTGACCCTGGCAGGGGAGGTCATCGCGGGGGTTCGCGCCGAGGGGGAAGGAGCGGGTAGTGCGGTTATCTTCAGGGTTCCCAGCAACTTCTGGGGTGGCCCCCAGCCCCTCGAGCTCACCGAGGGCAGCAACCGCGCCAGCGGCAGCCTGACCGTTCTGGGCGAGGGGGTGGGCACCGAGGCCCTGGTCATCGTTCGGCCCGGCGTTACCGACGACAGCCTGGCCCAGAAGCTGGCTGGTGCAGGGCTGCGGTTGGTGCCCACTGCCAAGGGGGATCGCTCGCTGCCGCTGGGCGCTTCGGGGGGGCCTTGCGCTGGGCGGCTGGCCCAGGTGGCTGCCCTTCCGGGGGCGCCTTTGGCCCTGGGGGCTCTGCTCGAGCGGCTCGAGTCCGCCGCCGCGGGCCTGGTTGTAGACCTGGATGGCATCCTGGGCATCGACCCCCTTACCGGCTACGATACCGACCCCAGCCCAGCCCCCGGCACCAGCCCCATCAACGCCCGCCAGGCCATAAGGCTCAATCCGGTCAGCAACTACACCGGGGCCGGAACCGCTATCGCCATCGTGGACACCGGGGTGGCCAGCCTGACCAGCCTCAACCTGCTTCCTGGAACCGACTTCACCGACCCCGACACCCCCCGCCCCAACCTGGATGAATATGGCAGTGGAACGGGCCACGGCACAGCGGCAGCCGTGCTGGCTGCGGATGCCGCCTACGGTGTGGCTCCCGCAGCCGGGATTCTGCCCATCAAGAGCTGTAACAAGGAGGGCAAGTGCCCCCTGGCGGCGGTGATTCGGGGCATCTGCTACGCGGTGGCCTTTGCCGAGCAGAACAAAAATCAGAAACTTGTTCTTAACCTGAGTCTGGGCAGCGATACCCCCAGCGAGATTGTCTACATCATCCTCAAGGATGTCTTGATGAAGCGCGGCGTAGAGGGGATTCCGGTGGTAGCGGCAGCGGGCAACCAGTGGGCCGTTCGCAGCAGCAAATCGGGGGTGCTGCACCACTTCCCGGCCTCCTTTGGCGGCAACCGGGGGCTCTCGACCAGCAGCGACCCGGCCCGCCGCATGACCCTGCTCAAGGGGCTTTTGAGCGTAGGAGCGGTGGGGCAGTACAGCACGGGGCTGCGGGTGAGCAGCTTTAGCGGCCAGGGCGACTTTGTAGACCTGGTAGCCCCCGGTGAGCGGGTCTTGAGCCTGCGGCCGGGCAACACCGAGGCCCAGTTCACCGGTACTTCCTTTGCCGCGCCCATCGTGAGCGGTGCGGTGGCGATTATCCGCCAGGCCACGGCCCTGGTGCCCCTGACCCCAGAGGCGCTCGAGTCGGCTTTCTTAGCCAACCTGACCGATCCGGCCACCCCCGGCGAACTCGAGGAGGCCCAGGGCCGGGGCTTGCTGGACTGGACTCGAGGCCCCTAGATCAGCACGCTCACCGACTGGTTGGTGTGCACCCGCCGGATGGCCTGGGCCAGAAGAGGTGCGGTGGGCAGGATGGTATAGCCCAGGGCTGGGTTGAGCGCGATGGTATCGGTAAAGACCACCTCGCGAATGGCCGGGTGGGCCAGGTTTTCGCGGGCGTTGCCCACCAGCACGGCGTGAGAAGCCATCACCACGACTTCAGGAGCCGCCCCTGCGGCCATCAGAGCTTCCACCCCGCGCCGGATGGTTCCACCGGTGGAGATGATGTCGTCAATGATCAGGGGGCGCTTGCCCGCCACGTCGCCAATCACATAGCTGACCTGGGTCTCGCGGGGGCCGGTGCGGCGTTTGGCCAGAATGGCCAGTGGCAGGTTCAACCGCTCGGAGAGCCGCCGGGCTTGCTCGGCCCTTCCTGAGTCGGGCGAGACGACCACGGCGTTATCTGTCAAGCGCTGATTTTCCAGGTACTCGGCGAACAGGCGCACCGCCGAAAGTTCGTCTACCGGCTGATAAAAAAACCCCTGAATTTGCGGGGCGTGCAGGTCTACCGTAATGACCCGGTGGATGCCCACGTGTTCCAGCAGGCCCGCTACCAGGCGGGCCGTGATGGGCTCGCGGCCCTGGGTTTGTTTGTCCTGGCGGGCATAGCCAAAGTAAGGAATCACCGCGTTGATGCGCCCTGCGCTGCTGCGGCGCACGGCGTCGGCCAGAACCAAGAGTTCCATCAGGTGGTCGTTGACTGGGGGGGCGGTGGACTGGATCAGATATACATCGTCGCCGCGAATGCTCTCCAAAAGCCGCACCCGCACCTCACCGTCGGGGAAGCGCTCCACGGTGGCCTCGCCAAGCTGGATGCCCAGGGCCTTGGCCACTGCTTCGGCCAGGGGGCGGTTGGCATTGCCGCAAAAGAGTTTGACGTGTCCGCCGTTGGCGTGCTGCAATTCCTCTGATTCTGAACCCAGCCGCTGCTCAGTTACAGATGCAACCCCCATGCTTCCTCCTCGAGTACCCGCGCCACTGACAACCCCACGAGTTCATGTTGATACTTTAGTATAACCTTGCACGCTTCCAGGAATCGGAGTGGCCTCCAAATCGGGTCTTAATCCAGAGCAGGCCGAACCCATCAAGTGCTCAATACTTTGCCGATCAACTGGGCCAGGCGCTCGGAGGCACTTTCTAAAAAGGTTTCGAAAGCGAGGGGGGCTTCACTGCCGGCCTGGTCGGTAATGGCCCGCAGCAGGGCCATCGGCATACCCAGGCGTTTGGCCGTCCACAAAGCGGCGGCCCCTTCCATCTCGACAGCATCGGCAGCAAATACCCGCCGTACCTCTTCGGCCTCACTGCGCTGCGCCAGGAAGCGGTCGGCGCTGGCAATCCGGCCCAGGTGGATGGGTAGCCCCATGCCCAGGGCCGTGCGCAAAACCTTGGAGGTGAGCCCGGCATCGGCAGGGATAAAGCGCTCGCCGGTGGCCAGTTCACCCGGAGCACGACCAAAGGCTGTGATGTCCACATCGTACTGCACAGCATCCTGGGCCAGCACCAGATCCAGGGTTTTGAGGTCGGGGTTCAGAGCCCCAGCCACGCCCACCCAGAACGACTGGGCCGGGTTGAAGCGAACCTTGGCATAGGCTACTGCGGCTGCCGCCGCTGCTTTGCCCACACCCGTTTCGATGAGCACCACCGGGTAGCGTCCCAGCTCACCCTGGTGGATGACCCAGGGGCCGTCTACGGCCTCCTGCAGGCTAAGCAGACGGCGTAACGCCTGGGCCTCGACTTCTTCTGCAGTAAATAGCGCAACCATGGACATACCAGGCTAGACTAGCACTCACCTGAGGTAAGTGCCACGGCTTTCGCCAGGTCTGTGCGGGGTGTCGCGCCGGATGGCCAAACAGCTAGGTAATAGATAGTGGCGCCCAAATCGCACCCCGATTTGTGATATTTGCACCAAAACCCCATTCAGAACGAAACTTAAAGTAACGGACATACCCCCTGTGTGGGGGTATGTTTTGCTTGAGGTTCGGTGCATTCTATAGATAGGTTTTCTGCTACAGGAGTGTGTATGCAAACAAGGCCCAATAATCCAACGAGGCTGCGGCCACATGGAAACGCACTGGTCATAACTGTTTTGGTGGCGCTGGTCATGGTGATTTCGCTGCTTTCAATTACCACCAGCCTGACCATTGGCAACCGCCAGGTGGTCACCAACCAGGGCCTGGCCAACCGCGCTCAGTTTGCCGCTGAGTCTGGCTTGGTGAGGGGGTTGCAGAGCTACCAAACCGTGCTCAACTATCTAAAAGGCATCAAAGTAGATTTGTCTGGCCCCAGCGCAGCTACCGTAAGGGCGGCTTATGTGCAAGCCCTGTACCGTTTCTGCTACGGCAACAGCACCACAGGGCCTTCGCTCAGCACCTTTGAAAATACCCTGAACACCATGCAGACGGGGACGCTGTGCGAAGCCTTGCCCATAGACCTGAACAGTACCCCGGCTGAGGTGGGCAACGAGCGCCTGGCGATTCTCACCAACCCTTTGCTCTTCGATAACACCGTATATAACGGCCAGGTTAGCAATCCTGCGGAATACTGGGGTCGGCTGGCCCTGGGAACGGCAGGTGCAGAGGGCGTGCTGGGCTCGTCAGACGGTTTAGAAGACCGCTACATTGTGCAAGTTGACTTTACCCCGCGGCGCATTACCATTCAAAACGGTGCGCCCACCCTGGTGTTTGGTGATCCCAACAGCGCTATTGTTTCCACGGGTCGTGTGGTGCGGGGTACAGAGGTACTGGCCGAGCGCAGGGTGGCTCGAGGTGTACCGACCACCAGCCTGGGGGTTACCAATGTGACCATTCAAACCCCCAGCTTCTCCTTCTTTGCCTTTTTTGTGAACAACACTGTTCGCGCCAATGGCAGCCGGGTGGTGCTCCGCGACGGCTTTACCGT
This is a stretch of genomic DNA from Meiothermus cerbereus DSM 11376. It encodes these proteins:
- the mtnN gene encoding 5'-methylthioadenosine/S-adenosylhomocysteine nucleosidase, with translation MVALFTAEEVEAQALRRLLSLQEAVDGPWVIHQGELGRYPVVLIETGVGKAAAAAAVAYAKVRFNPAQSFWVGVAGALNPDLKTLDLVLAQDAVQYDVDITAFGRAPGELATGERFIPADAGLTSKVLRTALGMGLPIHLGRIASADRFLAQRSEAEEVRRVFAADAVEMEGAAALWTAKRLGMPMALLRAITDQAGSEAPLAFETFLESASERLAQLIGKVLST
- a CDS encoding ribose-phosphate diphosphokinase; translated protein: MGVASVTEQRLGSESEELQHANGGHVKLFCGNANRPLAEAVAKALGIQLGEATVERFPDGEVRVRLLESIRGDDVYLIQSTAPPVNDHLMELLVLADAVRRSSAGRINAVIPYFGYARQDKQTQGREPITARLVAGLLEHVGIHRVITVDLHAPQIQGFFYQPVDELSAVRLFAEYLENQRLTDNAVVVSPDSGRAEQARRLSERLNLPLAILAKRRTGPRETQVSYVIGDVAGKRPLIIDDIISTGGTIRRGVEALMAAGAAPEVVVMASHAVLVGNARENLAHPAIREVVFTDTIALNPALGYTILPTAPLLAQAIRRVHTNQSVSVLI
- a CDS encoding S8 family peptidase; amino-acid sequence: MRWTVVLTVLVSLVGCDLTPRGGGSPVSATVYTSPRRATWGEEVRVSIPWRAGSSLRLTLAGEVIAGVRAEGEGAGSAVIFRVPSNFWGGPQPLELTEGSNRASGSLTVLGEGVGTEALVIVRPGVTDDSLAQKLAGAGLRLVPTAKGDRSLPLGASGGPCAGRLAQVAALPGAPLALGALLERLESAAAGLVVDLDGILGIDPLTGYDTDPSPAPGTSPINARQAIRLNPVSNYTGAGTAIAIVDTGVASLTSLNLLPGTDFTDPDTPRPNLDEYGSGTGHGTAAAVLAADAAYGVAPAAGILPIKSCNKEGKCPLAAVIRGICYAVAFAEQNKNQKLVLNLSLGSDTPSEIVYIILKDVLMKRGVEGIPVVAAAGNQWAVRSSKSGVLHHFPASFGGNRGLSTSSDPARRMTLLKGLLSVGAVGQYSTGLRVSSFSGQGDFVDLVAPGERVLSLRPGNTEAQFTGTSFAAPIVSGAVAIIRQATALVPLTPEALESAFLANLTDPATPGELEEAQGRGLLDWTRGP